A genomic region of Pseudomonas sp. RSB 5.4 contains the following coding sequences:
- a CDS encoding methyl-accepting chemotaxis protein has protein sequence MSLRNLNIAPRAFLGFAFIALLVIVLGVFAVNRMSTIRQASIDMETNQLPSVAYLGKVTENVLRLRILSFRVLINREPAALQDAQGRINELVDKVRSAQASYAALPAGGEELAQYKAFAVTLDNYLQAQNQMMELSRQDKIEEMRTLINTRIKDGTDQMGEQLNKLIAINSADAKTASGQAGEHYDSAITGIVIVAVVAALATVMLALLLTRSIVTPLNRAVAAAQTIASGNLSKTIEVDGKDEPARLLEALALMQTNLRKTIEQIAGSATQLGAAAEELSAVTEEASRGLQQQNNEIEQAATAVNEMTAAVEEVARNAVSTSEASNQSTQAAREGRDQVVKTVDAIQTMTHDVQSTAQMIEGLAAQGRDIGKVLDVIRAIAEQTNLLALNAAIEAARAGEAGRGFAVVADEVRALAHRTAQSTQEIEKMVAGIQNGTGEAVSSMQQSNQRTQTTLEMARAAGVALEQITQSIHQINERNLVIASASEEQAQVSREVDRNLVNIRDLATQSAAGANQTSAATHELSRLAVDLNAMVARFVI, from the coding sequence ATGTCCTTGCGTAACCTGAATATCGCGCCCCGTGCCTTCCTCGGTTTTGCCTTTATCGCCTTGCTGGTGATTGTCCTTGGTGTGTTCGCCGTCAACCGCATGTCGACCATCCGCCAGGCTTCCATCGACATGGAGACCAATCAACTGCCCAGCGTTGCCTACCTTGGCAAAGTGACTGAAAACGTTCTGCGTCTGCGGATTCTCTCGTTCCGTGTGCTGATCAATCGTGAGCCGGCAGCGTTGCAGGATGCTCAGGGCCGTATCAACGAGCTGGTGGACAAAGTGCGCAGCGCCCAGGCCAGCTACGCCGCACTGCCTGCCGGTGGTGAAGAACTGGCGCAGTACAAGGCCTTCGCCGTGACACTGGACAACTACCTGCAAGCGCAAAACCAGATGATGGAGCTGTCGCGTCAGGACAAGATCGAGGAGATGCGCACTCTGATCAACACGCGCATCAAGGACGGCACCGATCAGATGGGCGAGCAGCTCAACAAACTGATCGCAATCAACTCCGCTGACGCGAAAACCGCCTCCGGTCAGGCCGGCGAGCACTACGACAGTGCCATTACCGGCATCGTTATCGTTGCTGTCGTCGCTGCGCTCGCTACGGTAATGCTGGCCTTGCTGTTGACTCGCAGCATCGTCACACCGCTCAATCGCGCAGTGGCAGCCGCACAAACCATCGCCAGCGGCAACCTGAGCAAAACCATCGAAGTCGATGGCAAGGACGAACCGGCCCGCCTGCTCGAAGCGCTGGCCCTGATGCAGACCAACCTGCGCAAAACCATCGAACAGATCGCCGGTTCCGCCACCCAACTCGGCGCGGCGGCCGAAGAGTTGAGCGCGGTCACCGAAGAAGCCTCCCGTGGCCTGCAACAGCAGAACAACGAAATCGAACAGGCCGCCACCGCCGTCAACGAAATGACCGCCGCCGTGGAAGAGGTGGCACGCAACGCGGTGTCGACGTCCGAAGCCTCGAACCAGTCGACTCAGGCCGCCCGCGAAGGTCGTGACCAAGTGGTGAAAACCGTCGACGCTATCCAGACCATGACCCATGACGTGCAGAGCACCGCGCAAATGATCGAAGGCCTCGCCGCGCAGGGCCGCGACATCGGTAAAGTGCTGGACGTGATCCGCGCCATTGCCGAACAGACCAACCTGCTGGCCCTCAACGCGGCGATCGAAGCGGCGCGTGCCGGTGAGGCCGGACGCGGTTTCGCCGTGGTGGCGGACGAGGTGCGCGCTTTGGCTCATCGCACCGCGCAATCGACCCAGGAAATCGAAAAAATGGTCGCCGGCATCCAGAACGGCACTGGTGAAGCGGTTTCGTCGATGCAGCAAAGCAACCAGCGCACCCAGACCACCCTGGAAATGGCCCGCGCTGCGGGTGTGGCGCTGGAGCAAATCACCCAGTCGATCCATCAGATCAACGAACGCAACCTGGTCATCGCCAGTGCCTCTGAAGAACAGGCGCAGGTCTCGCGTGAGGTCGACCGCAACCTGGTCAACATCCGTGATCTGGCCACCCAATCGGCCGCCGGGGCCAACCAGACCAGCGCCGCCACCCATGAACTGTCGCGTCTGGCGGTGGATTTGAATGCCATGGTGGCGCGTTTTGTGATTTGA
- a CDS encoding aminotransferase class I/II-fold pyridoxal phosphate-dependent enzyme, whose protein sequence is MRYSALTQRIAGEGAAAWQIHDRALELRAEGVDILLLSVGDPDFDTPLPIIHGAIDSLLAGDTHYSEVRGRLALRKLIAARHQRRSGQVVDAEHVIVLPGAQCAVYSVAQCLLDPGDEVIVAEPMYVTYEGVFGACGATVVPVPVRPENGFRVDPADVAARITPKTRALLLNSPNNPSGASLSLLIWQELAALCVRHDLWLISDEVYSDLLYEGEHISPASLPGMAERTATINSLSKSHAMTGWRIGWSIGPKVLAEHLVNLSLSMLFGLPDFVQKAAEVALASDLPEVTRMRDEYRLRRDLVCERLRGCPGLQPIRPDGGMFVMVDVRQTGYGAQAFAERLLEGYGVSVLAGEAFGPSAAGHIRIGLVLDRVKLADACARIALCAVQLLQARSA, encoded by the coding sequence ATGCGCTATTCAGCCTTGACCCAACGAATCGCCGGGGAGGGAGCAGCGGCCTGGCAGATTCATGACCGAGCGCTGGAGTTGCGCGCCGAGGGCGTCGATATCCTGCTGCTGAGCGTGGGCGATCCGGATTTCGACACGCCGCTGCCGATCATCCACGGCGCCATCGATAGCTTGCTGGCGGGCGATACGCATTATTCCGAAGTGCGTGGCCGGTTGGCGCTGCGCAAGCTGATTGCCGCGCGCCACCAGCGGCGCAGCGGTCAGGTGGTGGATGCCGAGCACGTGATCGTGCTGCCCGGGGCGCAATGCGCGGTGTATTCGGTGGCTCAGTGTCTGCTGGACCCGGGGGACGAGGTGATCGTCGCCGAGCCGATGTACGTGACTTATGAAGGTGTGTTCGGCGCCTGCGGTGCGACGGTGGTGCCGGTGCCTGTACGGCCGGAAAACGGCTTTAGAGTCGATCCCGCCGATGTCGCTGCGCGTATCACGCCGAAAACCCGTGCCCTGTTGCTCAACAGCCCCAACAATCCTTCCGGCGCAAGCCTTTCCTTGCTGATCTGGCAAGAGCTGGCGGCGCTGTGCGTGCGTCACGATCTGTGGCTGATCAGCGACGAGGTCTACAGCGATCTGCTGTATGAAGGCGAGCACATCAGCCCGGCGAGCCTGCCGGGCATGGCCGAGCGCACCGCAACCATCAACAGTCTGTCGAAATCCCATGCCATGACCGGTTGGCGCATTGGCTGGTCGATCGGCCCGAAGGTGCTGGCCGAGCATCTGGTGAACCTGTCGTTGAGCATGCTCTTCGGTCTGCCGGATTTTGTGCAGAAAGCCGCGGAGGTCGCGTTGGCAAGCGATCTGCCGGAGGTGACGCGGATGCGCGACGAGTATCGATTGCGCCGCGATCTGGTGTGCGAACGCTTGCGTGGTTGCCCGGGGCTGCAGCCGATCCGCCCGGATGGTGGGATGTTCGTGATGGTCGATGTGCGCCAGACCGGGTATGGCGCGCAGGCATTTGCCGAGCGGTTGCTGGAAGGGTACGGGGTGTCGGTGTTGGCCGGCGAAGCGTTCGGGCCGAGTGCGGCGGGGCATATTCGCATCGGCCTGGTGCTGGACCGGGTGAAACTGGCCGATGCCTGCGCGCGGATTGCGTTGTGTGCGGTGCAGCTGTTGCAGGCGCGTAGTGCCTGA
- a CDS encoding D-glycerate dehydrogenase: MKKHVVLYKKLSPALMSRLQQQCEVTLIESLDADGLMKLRDALPGAHGLLGASLKLDAALLDLAPQLQAIASVSVGVDNYDIDYLTRRKILLSNTPDVLTETTADTGFALILATARRVVELANMVRSGQWHRNIGPAHFGTDVHGKTLGIIGMGRIGEALAQRGHFGFGMPVLYHSQSRKPAVEARFDAQYRSLEALLQEADFICLTLPLTAQTEGLIGAEQFALMRPESIFINISRGKVVDEAALIDALRHQRIRAAGLDVFEREPLNHDSPLLQLNNVVATPHMGSATHETREAMARCAVDNLLAALAGEKPANLVNPAAWQG; the protein is encoded by the coding sequence ATGAAAAAACATGTCGTGCTGTACAAAAAACTGTCGCCAGCGCTGATGTCGCGTCTGCAGCAACAGTGTGAAGTGACGCTGATCGAAAGCCTCGACGCCGACGGCCTGATGAAACTGCGTGACGCCCTGCCCGGCGCCCACGGTTTGCTCGGCGCCAGCCTGAAACTCGACGCGGCGTTGCTCGACCTGGCGCCGCAACTGCAGGCGATTGCCAGCGTTTCGGTGGGCGTCGACAACTACGACATCGATTACCTGACCCGGCGCAAGATCCTCCTCAGCAACACCCCGGACGTGCTCACTGAAACCACCGCCGATACCGGTTTCGCGCTGATCCTCGCCACGGCCCGGCGCGTAGTCGAGCTGGCGAATATGGTGCGCAGCGGCCAGTGGCATCGCAACATCGGCCCGGCGCATTTCGGCACTGATGTGCACGGCAAGACCCTGGGCATCATCGGCATGGGGCGGATCGGTGAAGCGTTGGCGCAGCGCGGGCATTTCGGCTTCGGCATGCCGGTGCTCTATCACAGCCAGTCGCGTAAACCGGCGGTCGAAGCGCGTTTCGATGCGCAGTACCGCAGTCTTGAGGCGCTGCTGCAAGAGGCCGATTTCATCTGCCTGACCCTGCCGCTGACCGCGCAAACCGAAGGCCTGATCGGCGCCGAACAGTTTGCGCTGATGCGCCCGGAAAGCATCTTCATCAATATCTCTCGCGGCAAAGTGGTGGATGAGGCAGCGCTGATCGACGCGTTGCGCCATCAGCGGATTCGCGCGGCGGGGCTGGATGTGTTCGAGCGTGAACCGCTGAATCATGATTCGCCGTTGTTGCAGCTGAACAATGTGGTGGCGACGCCGCATATGGGTTCGGCGACGCATGAGACGCGGGAGGCGATGGCACGGTGCGCGGTGGACAATCTGCTTGCTGCTTTGGCTGGGGAGAAGCCGGCGAATCTGGTGAATCCGGCGGCTTGGCAGGGCTGA
- a CDS encoding MFS transporter, whose translation MKTATLAARRWWYIMPIVFITYSLAYLDRANYGFAAASGMAADLMITPGLSSLLGALFFLGYFFFQVPGAIYAQKHSVKKLIFFSLIFWGGLATLTGVVSNAYWLIVIRFMLGVVEAAVMPAMLVYLCHWFTRAERSRANTFLILGNPVTMLWMSVVSGYLVQHFSWRWMFIIEGLPAVIWAFIWWKLADDRPAQAKWLSEQEKHDLESALAAEQVGIKAVKNYAEAFRSPKVIILALQFFCWSIGVYGFVLWLPSILKAGAKMDMIEAGWLSALPYLAAVIGMLAVSWGSDKLQKRKRFVWPPLLIASIAFYGSYALGAEHFWWSYTLLVIAGACMYAPYGPFFAIVPEILPANVAGGAMALINSMGALGSFGGSYLVGYLNSSTGSPGASYLLMSGALLLSVVLTIFLKPGASDRVVAKAVVTRPVPAHS comes from the coding sequence ATGAAAACTGCAACCCTCGCCGCCCGCCGCTGGTGGTACATCATGCCCATCGTGTTCATCACCTACAGCCTGGCGTATCTGGATCGCGCCAACTACGGCTTTGCCGCCGCGTCCGGTATGGCTGCCGACCTGATGATCACGCCGGGTCTGTCTTCATTGCTCGGCGCGCTGTTCTTCCTCGGCTACTTTTTCTTCCAGGTGCCGGGGGCGATCTACGCGCAAAAGCACAGTGTGAAGAAGCTGATCTTCTTCAGCCTGATTTTCTGGGGTGGCCTCGCCACGCTGACCGGCGTGGTCTCCAACGCCTACTGGCTGATCGTGATCCGCTTCATGCTCGGCGTGGTCGAAGCCGCGGTGATGCCGGCGATGCTGGTCTACCTGTGCCACTGGTTCACGCGTGCCGAACGCTCGCGGGCCAACACCTTCCTGATCCTCGGCAATCCGGTGACCATGTTGTGGATGTCGGTGGTTTCCGGGTATCTGGTGCAGCATTTCAGCTGGCGCTGGATGTTCATCATCGAAGGTTTGCCGGCGGTGATCTGGGCGTTTATCTGGTGGAAACTGGCCGATGATCGTCCCGCTCAGGCCAAGTGGCTGAGTGAGCAGGAAAAGCACGATCTGGAAAGCGCCCTCGCCGCCGAACAGGTCGGGATCAAAGCGGTGAAGAACTACGCCGAAGCATTCCGTTCGCCGAAGGTAATCATTCTGGCGCTGCAGTTTTTCTGCTGGAGCATCGGCGTCTACGGCTTTGTGCTGTGGTTGCCGTCGATCCTCAAGGCCGGCGCGAAAATGGACATGATCGAGGCCGGCTGGCTGTCGGCGCTGCCGTATCTGGCAGCGGTGATCGGCATGCTCGCGGTGTCGTGGGGCTCGGACAAACTGCAAAAGCGCAAACGCTTCGTCTGGCCGCCGCTGCTGATCGCCTCCATTGCGTTCTACGGCTCCTACGCTCTGGGCGCCGAGCATTTCTGGTGGTCGTACACGCTGCTGGTAATCGCCGGCGCCTGCATGTACGCACCTTACGGGCCGTTCTTCGCCATCGTTCCGGAGATCCTGCCGGCCAACGTCGCCGGCGGTGCCATGGCGCTGATCAACAGCATGGGCGCGCTCGGCTCGTTCGGCGGCTCGTATCTGGTCGGTTACCTGAACAGCTCCACCGGTTCGCCCGGTGCCTCGTACCTGCTGATGAGCGGCGCGCTGCTGCTGTCTGTGGTGCTGACGATTTTTCTCAAGCCTGGCGCCAGTGACCGCGTCGTGGCCAAAGCCGTTGTCACGCGTCCCGTGCCGGCGCATTCCTGA
- a CDS encoding sugar kinase, with protein MSDIDILSFGETMAMLVAEQTGDLAEVEHFHRRIAGADSNVAIGLSRLGFNVAWLSRIGADSLGRFVLETLASEGLDCSHVAVDSAHPTGFQFKSRTDDGSDPQVEYYRRGSAASHLSVQSISETLLSARHLHATGIPPALSATAREMSFELMTRMRHAGRSVSFDPNLRPSLWASEQEMIREINRLAALAHWVLPGLSEGRLLTGFEDPADIAAFYLDQGAEAVAIKLGPQGAYYRTHLDQGFVAGVPVANVVDTVGAGDGFAVGMISALLEHQSFAEAVQRANWIGSRAVQSRGDMEGLPTRSELIVEFETAFASKSNRRTVAPTFEMHSPVGASLLAKRPA; from the coding sequence ATGTCTGACATCGATATTCTGTCGTTTGGCGAAACCATGGCGATGCTGGTCGCCGAACAAACCGGTGATCTGGCCGAAGTCGAACACTTTCATCGGCGCATTGCCGGCGCCGACAGCAACGTGGCGATTGGTCTGTCGCGCCTGGGTTTCAACGTAGCCTGGCTGAGCCGCATTGGCGCCGATTCGCTGGGGCGTTTTGTGCTGGAAACATTGGCCAGCGAAGGTCTGGATTGCAGTCATGTCGCGGTCGACAGCGCACATCCGACTGGTTTCCAGTTCAAGTCGCGCACCGACGATGGCAGCGACCCGCAGGTCGAGTATTACCGTCGCGGTTCGGCGGCCAGTCATCTGTCCGTTCAATCGATCAGCGAAACCCTGCTCAGCGCGCGTCATCTGCACGCCACCGGGATTCCACCGGCGCTGTCGGCCACTGCTCGGGAAATGTCTTTCGAGCTGATGACACGCATGCGCCACGCCGGGCGCAGCGTGTCGTTCGACCCCAATCTGCGCCCAAGCCTGTGGGCCAGTGAGCAAGAGATGATCCGCGAGATCAACCGCCTCGCCGCCCTCGCCCACTGGGTACTGCCGGGTTTGAGCGAAGGTCGGCTGCTGACCGGGTTTGAAGATCCGGCGGACATTGCGGCGTTTTATCTCGATCAGGGCGCTGAAGCCGTGGCGATCAAGCTCGGGCCGCAAGGTGCCTATTACCGCACGCATCTGGATCAGGGGTTTGTCGCCGGGGTGCCGGTGGCCAACGTCGTCGATACCGTGGGTGCGGGTGATGGTTTTGCGGTGGGCATGATCAGTGCCCTGCTTGAGCATCAGAGTTTTGCCGAGGCCGTGCAACGCGCGAACTGGATTGGCAGTCGGGCGGTGCAGAGTCGCGGGGATATGGAGGGGTTGCCGACCCGGTCTGAACTCATCGTTGAATTCGAAACCGCCTTCGCGAGCAAGTCGAATCGTCGCACCGTCGCTCCCACATTTGAAATGCATTCCCCTGTGGGAGCGAGCTTGCTCGCGAAGAGGCCCGCTTGA
- a CDS encoding AP endonuclease produces the protein MNKPAVSISLSSYGAELVRQRGQDFFIDVLAAAGADRIEWREELLTREVPAQLNAATQAQGLQSIYSSPTELWLAGQARPNPELISALQHAEAFGSKWLKVSLGYFTDNCDLQVLKQLLGASPVQLLVENDQTLQGGRIEPFQRFFAAVEQHNLPIKMTFDIGNWQWQDQSATNAARLLGRHVGYVHCKAVARRADGKLVAVPPAVSDLHLWEQLLRHMAQGVMRAAEYPLQGDDLVALTTEHVAALARLGQSRLEPAHV, from the coding sequence ATGAATAAACCCGCCGTTTCCATCAGCCTGTCCAGCTACGGCGCCGAGCTTGTTCGCCAACGCGGGCAGGACTTCTTCATCGACGTGTTGGCCGCCGCCGGTGCCGATCGCATCGAGTGGCGCGAAGAGTTGCTGACCCGCGAAGTGCCCGCGCAACTGAATGCCGCTACCCAAGCGCAGGGCTTGCAAAGCATCTATTCCTCGCCGACCGAGCTGTGGCTCGCCGGTCAGGCGCGGCCCAATCCCGAGCTGATCAGCGCCCTGCAACACGCAGAGGCATTCGGCTCGAAATGGCTGAAAGTCTCGCTCGGTTACTTCACCGACAACTGTGATTTGCAGGTGCTGAAACAGCTGCTCGGCGCCAGCCCGGTACAACTGCTGGTGGAAAACGACCAGACTTTGCAGGGCGGCCGCATCGAACCGTTCCAGCGTTTTTTCGCGGCGGTCGAGCAGCACAACTTGCCGATCAAGATGACTTTCGATATCGGCAACTGGCAGTGGCAGGATCAGTCCGCCACCAACGCCGCACGCCTGCTCGGACGTCATGTCGGCTATGTGCACTGCAAAGCCGTAGCCCGCCGCGCCGACGGCAAACTGGTGGCGGTACCACCGGCCGTCAGCGATCTGCATTTGTGGGAACAACTGTTAAGGCACATGGCCCAAGGCGTTATGCGTGCCGCCGAATACCCGTTGCAGGGCGATGACCTGGTGGCGTTGACCACCGAACACGTCGCCGCCCTTGCCCGCCTTGGCCAATCGCGCCTGGAGCCTGCCCATGTCTGA
- a CDS encoding LacI family DNA-binding transcriptional regulator, which translates to MNDFSAAQRSRVTMLDVAEHAGVSKASVSRFIGDDRALLSDATALRIEQAIAELGYRPNQMARGLKRGRTRLIGMLVADIRNPYSIAVMHGVETACRAHGYSLVVCNTDRDDEQERQHLALLRSYNIEGLIVNTLGHHRDELHELHREMPLVLVDRKVEGLDSDMLGLNNPQAVEMALTHLEQRGYRDVLLVTEPYDGTSSRIERVSSFQTQIAQRSGLTGAVLETGDALATHLQDFLNTTATGPKALFCANGVAALACTLALREVGCRLFEDVGLIALDDLDWYPLVGSGITALAQPTAEIGARAFECLLKRLRGDVEAARRVDFAPVLVERGSTRGIGGV; encoded by the coding sequence GTGAATGACTTTTCCGCCGCCCAGCGCAGTCGCGTGACGATGCTTGATGTCGCTGAACACGCCGGTGTCTCCAAGGCCAGTGTCTCGCGCTTTATCGGCGATGACCGTGCGCTGCTCTCTGATGCCACTGCCCTGCGCATCGAACAAGCCATTGCCGAACTGGGCTACCGCCCGAACCAGATGGCGCGTGGCCTGAAACGCGGGCGCACGCGCCTGATCGGCATGCTGGTGGCCGATATCCGCAACCCCTATTCAATTGCCGTCATGCACGGGGTGGAAACCGCCTGCCGTGCGCATGGCTACAGCCTGGTGGTGTGCAACACCGACCGCGATGACGAACAGGAACGCCAACACCTGGCGCTGTTGCGTTCGTACAACATCGAAGGGCTGATCGTGAACACCCTCGGCCATCACCGTGACGAACTGCACGAACTGCACCGGGAAATGCCGCTGGTGCTGGTGGACCGCAAGGTCGAAGGACTCGACAGCGACATGCTCGGACTGAACAACCCGCAGGCTGTCGAGATGGCGCTGACGCACCTCGAACAGCGCGGCTACCGCGATGTGTTGCTGGTGACCGAACCTTATGACGGCACCAGTTCGCGGATCGAGCGGGTCAGCAGTTTTCAGACGCAGATCGCCCAGCGCTCCGGGTTGACCGGGGCGGTGCTGGAAACCGGCGACGCACTCGCTACTCATCTGCAAGACTTCTTGAACACCACGGCTACCGGCCCCAAAGCACTGTTCTGCGCCAACGGCGTGGCGGCGCTGGCCTGCACCCTGGCCTTGCGCGAAGTCGGTTGCCGGTTGTTCGAAGATGTCGGGCTGATTGCCCTGGATGATCTGGATTGGTATCCGCTGGTAGGCAGCGGAATTACTGCCCTCGCCCAGCCAACGGCCGAGATTGGCGCGCGGGCGTTTGAGTGTTTGCTCAAGCGCTTGCGGGGGGATGTTGAGGCCGCGCGCAGGGTGGATTTTGCGCCGGTGCTGGTTGAGCGGGGTTCTACCCGAGGGATTGGTGGTGTTTGA
- a CDS encoding DUF1345 domain-containing protein, producing the protein MRFLARTHPRLSAAALVGLATGLLVPADSVVSKILIGWNAGVWTYLILMFWLTVRAKAPDVKRIAVVEDENAGLVLFVVCIAALASLAAITLELAGTKDLDTHHKLLHYAFTAVTVVGSWLLIGVIFCVHYARLFYTWDGKEPALRFAEGLTTPNYWDFLYFSFTIGVAVQTADVGVGTRDMRKIVLAQSLIGFVFNTAILGFSINIAAGLFG; encoded by the coding sequence ATGCGCTTCCTCGCCCGCACCCACCCTCGCCTGTCAGCCGCCGCTCTGGTTGGCCTTGCCACCGGTCTTCTGGTGCCTGCCGACTCCGTCGTCAGCAAAATCCTCATCGGCTGGAACGCCGGCGTCTGGACCTACCTGATCCTGATGTTCTGGCTGACCGTTCGCGCCAAAGCGCCAGACGTCAAACGCATCGCCGTCGTCGAGGACGAAAACGCCGGACTGGTGCTGTTCGTGGTGTGTATCGCGGCGTTGGCCAGCCTGGCCGCCATCACCCTGGAGCTGGCCGGCACCAAGGATCTGGATACCCATCACAAACTGCTGCATTACGCGTTCACCGCAGTCACCGTGGTAGGTTCGTGGCTGCTGATCGGCGTCATTTTCTGCGTGCACTACGCCCGTCTGTTTTACACCTGGGATGGCAAGGAACCGGCTCTGCGTTTCGCTGAAGGTCTGACCACGCCCAATTATTGGGACTTCCTGTATTTCTCCTTCACCATCGGCGTGGCCGTGCAAACCGCCGATGTCGGCGTCGGCACCCGAGACATGCGCAAAATCGTGCTGGCGCAATCGTTGATCGGATTTGTCTTCAACACCGCTATTCTGGGCTTTTCGATCAATATTGCTGCGGGCCTGTTTGGCTGA